The Elusimicrobiota bacterium genomic interval AGGTGATATATGGCAAAAGCTAAGTTTGAAAGGAAGAAGCCGCACGTCAACATAGGTACGATCGGCCACGTGGACCACGGCAAGACGACGTTGACGGCGGCGATCACCCACTTTTTGTCGAAGAAGGGCTTGGCGCAGGCCAAGAAGTAC includes:
- the tuf gene encoding elongation factor Tu (EF-Tu; promotes GTP-dependent binding of aminoacyl-tRNA to the A-site of ribosomes during protein biosynthesis; when the tRNA anticodon matches the mRNA codon, GTP hydrolysis results; the inactive EF-Tu-GDP leaves the ribosome and release of GDP is promoted by elongation factor Ts; many prokaryotes have two copies of the gene encoding EF-Tu) → MAKAKFERKKPHVNIGTIGHVDHGKTTLTAAITHFLSKKGLAQAKKY